The segment CGGCTGCACGGTCGTCCTCAAGCCCGCCGAGGACACCCCGCTGGTCGCCCAGCTCTTCGCCGAGGCAGTCCACGAGGCGGGCTTCCCGCCCGGGGTGTTCAACCTCGTCACCGGCCTCGGCCCGGTCGCCGGGCAGGCGCTGGTGGAGCACCCGGGGATCGACATGCTGTCCTTCACCGGGTCCACCGCCGTGGGAAGGCTCATCGCGGCGACCGTCGGCGCGGCGGTGAAGCGGGTGGCACTGGAGCTGGGCGGGAAGTCGGCCAACGTCATCCTGCCCAGCGCCGACCTCGGCCGGGCCGTCAACGTCGGGGTCGCCAACGTCATGTCCAACTCCGGCCAGACGTGCAGCGCGTGGACCCGGATGCTCGTCCACCAGGACCAGTACGAGGAGGCGGTGGCCCTCGCCGCGACCGCCGCCGCGAAGTACGTACCCGGCGAGCGGGTCGGACCGCTGGTCAGCGCCAAGCAGCGGGAACGCGTACGCGGCTACATCGAGCAGGGCGTGAAAGAGGGCGCCCGCATCGTCGCGGGCGGCGCGGAAGCACCCCTGGACCAGGGCTACTACGTCAGCCCGACCGTCTTCGCCGACGTCACGCCCCACATGACCATCGCCCAGGAGGAGATCTTCGGCCCCGTGCTCTCGATCCTCCCCTACGAGGACGAGGCCGACGCCCTCCGGATCGCCAACGGCACGGTGTACGGGCTGGCGGGGGCGGTCTGGGCCGGCGACACCGACGAGGCGGTCGCCTTCGCCCGGCGCATGGACACCGGCCAGGTCGACATCAACGGGGGCCGCTTCAACCCGCTGGCGCCCTTCGGCGGCTACAAGCAGTCGGGGGTCGGCCGGGAGCTCGGTGCGCACGGCCTGGCCGAGTACCTTCACACCAAATCGCTCCAGTTCTGACTCCGACTCCGAGAGGGACCCCCGACGTGACCCGCGCCGCCGTACTGCCCGCCGTCAACGCCCCGCTCGTCGTCACCGACATCGACCTCCCCGACCCCGGTCCCGGCCAGGTCAGGGTCCGCCTCGCCGCGGCCGGTGTCTGCCACTCCGACCTCTCCCTCGCCACCGGCACCCTCCGCCAGCCCGTCCCCGCCGTCCTCGGCCACGAGGGCGCCGGCACGGTGGTCGCCGTGGGCGACGCGGTCACCGGCGTCGCCGTCGGCGACCGCGTCGTCCTCAACTGGGCGCCCTCCTGCGGCGACTGCCACTTCTGCGGCCTCGCCGAGCCCTGGCTCTGCGCGAACGCCGGCGCCGCCGCCGTCGCCCCCTACGCCCGGCTCGCCTCCGACGGCACCGAGCTCTACCCCGGCCTTGGCACGGCCGCCTTCGCCCAGGAGACCGTCGTCCCCGCCACCGCTGTCCTCCCCCTCCCCGAAGGCGTCCCCCTCGCCGAAGCCGCCCTCCTCGGCTGCGCCGTCCTCACCGGCTACGGCGCCGTCCACCATGCGGCGGCCGTACGGCCCGGCGAGTCCGTCGCCGTCTTCGGCGTCGGCGGCGTCGGCCTCTCGGTCCTGCAGTCCGCCCGGATCGCCGGCGCGGGCGCGATTGTCGCGGTCGACGTCTCCCCGGCGAAGGAGGAGCTCGCCCGTGCGGCCGGGGCGACCGATTTCGTTCTCGCCTCCGGCGATACCGCGAAGCACATCCGCAAACTGACGGGTGGCTACGGCGCCGACGTCGCCATCGAGTGCGTCGGCCGCGCCGACACCATCCGCACCGCCTGGTCCGCCACCCGCCGCGGCGGCCGCACCACCGTCGTCGGCATCGGCGGCAAGGACGACCAGGTCGCCTTCTCCGCCCTTGAGATCTTCTACTTCGGCCGCACGCTCTCGGGGTGCGTCTACGGCAACTCCGACCCCGCGAAGGACCTGCCGGTCCTGGCCGAGCACGTCCGTGCCGGGCGCTTGGACCTGTCCGCGATGGTCACCGACCGGATCGGGCTGGACGGGATCCCCGGGGCGTTCGACGCGATGCGTGCGGGGCGGGGCGGTCGGGCTCTGGTTGTTTTCTAGCGGTGCCGTCGGTCGTGGTTGCTGGTTCCGTCCTCAATCGCCGGACGGGCTGGGACCCCTCTTGTCTGCGTCCCTCGCGGGCGCTTCGCTTGCTTCGGACCGCTGCGCCGGCCTCCGGCCGTCGAGCCGTGCGCACCGCCCGCGCTCCGGTGGGGTGAGGGGTGTTCCCCCGCCCCGCCCCTTCCCACTGCATCCGATCAGCGGCTGGCGCCGCGTGGCGGGCTCTGCCCGGACCCGCCGGGGGCTGCGCCCCTGGGCCCTCGGACGCCCTTCGGGCGTGTCCTCAAACGCCGGACGGGCTGAAGTTGCCGTCCGGCCGGGAGGGGACATGCCGGGGGCCCCTTTTCCCCGTGCGGCCCTTGCGGGCGCTGCGCTGGCTTCGGACCGCTGCGTCGGCCTCCGGCCGCCGGGCCTTATGCTGCCGTCCGGCCGGGAGGGGACATGCCGGGGTTCTCCCGCAGCGCGACGAGCGAGGATCCCGGGTAGGTACCGGGTCGACCAGAGTCGCGAGCGCCGAGGAGAGATCCCCGGTGGTGGCCCCGACCCCCAGGCCAACCCAGCCCGTCCGGCGCTTGAGGACGGAACCCCCAACCACGACCGGGGGCACCGCAACCGCACTGGTGCAGGCGGCACCGCCGCACCGTCAGCCCGCGGCCAGCGCCCCGTACTGCAGGGCCAGCCCGTCCACCAGAGCCCGCAGCCCCGTCTCGAAGGCGCCCTCGTCGACCTGCGGCTGCGCCGCGGCGAGGAGGTGGGCCTGCCCGAGGTGCGGGTAGTCGGCAGGGTCGTAGGCGGCAGGGTCGTCGACGAACCCCCGGGCGAAGGACCCAAGAGCCGACCCGGCGACGAAATACCGCATGAGGGCGCCGATGCGGGTGGCGTGGGCGGGGGGCCAGCCGGCGCCGACCATGCCGCCGAAGACGGCGTCGGCCATGCGGAGGCCGGCGGGGCGGCGGCCGGGGCCCTGGGCGAGGAAGGGGACGATGTTGGGGTGGGCGGCGAGGGCGGCGCGGTAGGAGCGAGCCCAGGCGAGCAGGGCGGCGCGCCAATCGGACGCCTCCGCGGACTCGGAGAACATCGAGAGGTCGACCTCCGCAACGACGGAGTCCGCGGCCGCGTCGAGGATGTCGTCCATGGTGCGGAAGTGGTTGTAGAGGGAGGGACCGCTGACCCCGAGCCGCGCCGCGAGCCGGCGCGTGGAGACCGCCTGGAGACCGTCCGCGTCGATCAGGGCGAGGGCTTCCGAGACGATGCGCTCGCGGCTGAGGAGGGGCTTGCGGGGGCGGGCCATGCGGCACATAGTAGAGGCTGCGCGCCAAAAACTAGCACTGCTAATTTAGCCGAAGGACGTGAACGGGCCGATGGATCTCGAACTGTCGCAGGAGCAGACCGCGGTCCGCCGCCTCGCCGCCGAGTTCTGCGACCGTGAGGTCGCGCCGTACGCCGCCGCCTGGGACCGGGCCGAGAGCGTGGACCGGGGCATCGTGAAGAAGCTGGGAGCGCTCGGCTTCCTCGGGCTGACCGTTCCGGAGGAGTATGGGGGGTCGGCCGGCGACCACCTCGCGTACTGCCTGGTGACGGAGGAGCTCGGCCGGGGCGACTCCGCCGTGCGCGGGATCGTGTCCGTGTCGCTCGGGCTGGTGGCGAAGTCGATCGCGGCGTGGGGGAGCGAGGAGCAGAAGCACGAGTGGCTGCCCCGGCTCTGCTCCGGTGATGCCGTCGGCAGCTTCGCGCTCACCGAGCCGGGGACGGGGTCGGACGCCGGGAATCTGACGACCCGGGCGGTGCGGGACGGCGGTGACTACGTCATCAGCGGCACGAAGATGTTCATCACCAACGGCACCTGGGCGGATGTCGTGCTCCTCTTCGCGCGCACGGACCCCGACACCCCCGGTCACAAGGGCGTCAGCGCGTTCCTGGTCCCCGCCGACAGCCCCGGCCTGACCCGCCGCGCCGTCCACGGAAAGCTGGGGCTGCGCGGGCAGGCGACGGCCGAGCTGGTGCTGGACGGCGTGCGCGTGCCGGATTCCGCGATGATCGCGCCGGAGGGCAAGGGCTTCTCGGTCGCCATGTCGGCGCTGGCGAAGGGCCGGATGTCGGTGGCGGCCGGTTGCGTCGGCATCGCGCAGGCGGCGCTGGACGCGGCGGTGCGGTACGCGGGTGAGCGGGAGCAGTTCGGGAAGCCGATCGCGGGGCATCAGCTGGTGCAGGAGCTGATAGCGGACATCGCGGTGGACGTGGCCGCGGCGAGGCTGCTGACCTGGCGGGTGGCCGATCTGATCGACCGGGGGCTGCCGTTCGCGACGGAGTCGTCGGTGGCGAAGCTGTACGCGAGCGAGGCGGCGGTGCGCAGCGCGAACAACGCGCTGCAGGTGTTCGGCGGCTATGGATATGTCGATGAATACCCGGTGGGCAAGCTGGTGCGGGACGCCCGCGTCATGACGCTGTACGAGGGCACCAGCCAGATCCAGAAGCTGCTGATCGGCCGGTCCCTGACCGGGGTCTCGGCGTTCTGACCGACCGACGAATCTAAGCGCTTGCTCAGTCTCGTTGTAAGGTAGCCGTCATGAACGCGGATGCCGAGCAGGCCGGGATCGAAGCAGAGGCCGGGACATGGACCGGCATCACTCCTGACGCCGCCCGGCGGCTGGTGATGGCCGCCGTCGAGGCGTTCGCGGAGCGTGGCTATCACGCGACGACGACCCGCGACATCGCCGGCCGGGCCGGGATGAGCCCGGCCGCGCTCTACATCCACTACAAGACCAAGGAAGAGCTGCTCTACCAGATCAGCGGCGTCGGCCACCGGCTCTCCCTCGGCCTGCTCCAGGACGCCGCGAACGGCGGCGGCAGCCCGGCCGAGCGGCTGACCGGGGCGGTGCGGGCCTTCGTACGCTGGCACGCCGAGCACCACACCACCGGCCGGGTGGTGCAGTACGAGCTGGGAGCGCTGAGCGCCGAGCACTACACGGAGATCGTCGGGCTGCGCAGGCGCAGCGAGGCGGCGATCCGGTCGGTCATCCAGGACGGGGTGAAGGCCGGGGACTTCGACGTGCCGGACGTGTCGGGCACGACGCTCGCCGTGCTGTCGCTGTGCATCGACGTGGCCCGCTGGTTCAACCCGGGTGGCCGGCGAACGCCCGACGAGATCGGCGAGCTGTACGCCGATCTCGTCCTGCGCATGGTCGGTTCCCGGTAGCGGGAGCCCCGACGGTCAGACGTAGCCGGTCAGACGTAGTAGCGCGCGACGGTCTCCGCCACGCACACCGGCTTCTCGCCGCCCTCGCGCTCGATCGTGACGACCGTGACGATCTGCGCGCCGCCCGGGACCTCGGTGACCTCGGCGAGACGCGAGGACGCGCGCAGCCGCGAGCCGACCGGGACGGGGGAGGGGAAGCGGACCTTGTTGACGCCGTAGTTGACGCCCATCTTGACGCCCTCGACCTTGAGCAGGCTGAAGGTGAACTGCGGGATGAGCGACAGCGTCAGGTAGCCGTGCGCGATGGTCGTGCCGAAGGGCCCGGTCGCGGCCTTCTCCGGGTCCACGTGGATCCACTGGTGGTCCCCGGTCGCCTCCGCGAACAGGTCGATCCGCTTCTGGTCGACCTCCAGCCAGTCCGACGTGCCGAGTTCCTCGCCGACCGCGGCCCGCAGCTCTTCCAGCGATGCGAAGGTCCTGCCCTGCGTCATGTGTGCCTCCGAGGCGTGTACCAGGTGTCCAAGCGCTTGCTCAGCATAGTCGTCCCGTGAAGCGCCTCGTAAAGTACGGGGATGTCCGCCATCCCGATCGAACACCGGCAGCTGACAGTCGGCATGCTCAGCGAGCGCAGCGGAGCGGCCGTCTCCGCCCTGCACTTCTATGAGTCCAAGGGCCTGATCAGCAGCACCCGCACCGCCGGCAACCAGCGCCGCTACGGCCGCGACGCCCTGCGCCGCGTCGCCTTCATCCGCGCCGCGCAGCGGGTCGGCATGCCGCTGGCCATCATCCGCGAGGCCCTCGACGGACTCCCCGACGGCCGCACGCCGACCCCCGAGGACTGGGCCGGGCTCTCCACGCGGTGGCGCGCCGAACTCGACGCCCGGATCACGCAGCTCACCCAGCTGCGCGACAACCTCGACGACTGCATCGGCTGCGGCTGCCTGTCGCTCCAGCGCTGCGCCCTGGCCAACCCCGGCGACCGCCTGGGCGAACAGGGCCCGGGCGCCCGCCGCTTCCTCACCAGCGACTGCTCACCACACTGACGGCTTGCGGCCGGCCCACGGGCTCGCCGCCTCCAGCTGCGCGGACAGCGAGATGAGGGTCGCCTCGTCGCCGTAGCGGCCGCCGAACATCACGCCGACCGGCAGCCCGGCGTCCGTCCAGTGCAGCGGCACGCTGACGGCCGGCTGGCCGGTGGCGTTGAAGATCGGCGTGTACGGGGTGAAGGCGGCCAGCGCCGCGAACTCGGCGGCCGGGTCGGCGTCGTTGCGCAGCCCGCCGATCAGAGCCGGGGGCTGGGCAAGGGTCGGGGTCAGGATCACGTCGTACGTGGAGTGCAGCGCGGCGGCGATCAGTTCACCCAGCGCGCGGAAGGCGTACAGCGCCTCGGCGAAGGCCGGACCGGAGACCTTGGCGCCCTCGGCCCGCAGATACCGGGTGAGCGGGATCAGCAGCTCCTCCTGGTCCGGGCCGACGGGGTAGGACGTGGACATCACGGCCCAGACCCTGGTGAAGGCGTCGCGCAGGTTCTCGTCCACCGGCAGCTCGATCTCGTCGACCTGGTGGCCGAGCCCGCGCAGCAGCTCCACCGCCCCGTCGTACGCCGCCCGGCAGTCCGGGTGCAGCTCCACCCCCGGCACCGGGGGCTGCGGCAGCCCGACCACGCGCAGCGTGCCCGGCTCCCGGGCCGCGTACGAGGCGAAGGTCGCGCCCGGTGGGAGGGCGGGCGCGGCGTAGGGCGCGCCGGGCACCGCGGCGGCCAGGACGTCCAGGAGCGCGGCGGCGTCCGCGACGGTGCGGGCCAGCGGGCCGCCGCTGCTCAGGCCGGTGATGTCGTGCGTGACGGGCCCCTGAGGCACCCGGCCACGGCTCGGCTTGATCCCGAACAGCCCGCACACGGAGGCCGGGATCCGGATCGAACCGCCCCCGTCGCTCGCGTGCGCCACCGGCGACAGGCCCGACGCCACGGCCGCCGCTGCCCCGCCGCTGGAGCCGCCCGCCGACCGGTCGAGGGCCCAGGGGGTGCGGGCCGGGGGCGCCACGCTGTTCTCGGTGTAGCAGGGCAGCCCGAACTCCGGGGTGTTGGTCTTGCCCAGCATGACGGTGCCCGCCTCGCGCAGCAGCGTCACGACATGGTCGTCCGTGTCCGGCACGTGGTCGGCGTAGACCGCCGACCCGAGCGTCGTGCGCACCCCGGCCGTGAAGCACAGGTCCTTCACCGGCACGGGTACCCCGTGCAGCGGCGAAAGCTCCGCCTCCCGCCCGTCCCGCCGCGCCGCCAGCGCCTGCGCCTCGGCCTCCGCCGCCTGCTTGCGCGCGAGCTCCGGCATCACGGTCACAAAGGCCCCGACCGTCTCGTTCAGCCGCTCGATCCGTCCGAGGTAATGCTCCGTCAGCTCGGTGGGCGACACCGTCCCCTTCCGGACCGCCTCCGCCTGCTCCACCGCCGTCAGATCGTGCAACTGAGCCATCGCAGGTACCGCCCGTCCGCGCGTACGTCTTGCCGGTCGCCCGGCATCCTCGCACTACCGGGCGGTAACGGCCAGCGTTGGCTCAGTCTTCGGCGGCACCGTCTTCAGCACCGCATCGCGTACCGGTCCCGGTCCCCTACGCGCGCCTCCAGGAGCGCCTGCGGTGTGAGTACGGGTTCGGGCACGACGATGCCGCAGCCCGAGCAGACCGGCCCGGCGGCCGGCAGGTGGGCGAGACCGGCGCGCCAGTGGATTCGGGAGTCCGCGCAGACGGGGCACACGGTGCCGGGGTCGGAGCGGATCGCGGTGATGATGCGGCCCAGGACATCGCCGAGCCGGTCGGAGGGGTGGACGGAAGGGTCGTCGCACCAGGCGACGCCGTTGCCGCCCCAGGTGAGGCGGTGCCAGTCGTCGAGGGCGCCCGGCTGTCGGACGCCGTAGAACTTCTCACGCTTGCGGCGGGCGGCGAACTCCGCTTCGTACGCGAACCAGACATCTCGCGCTTCTTCGAGTTCTTCCAGGGCCGCGACCAGCCGGGCGGGATCCGGCTCGCGGTCCTGGGGGCCGAAGCCGGCCCGGGAGGCCAGGTGGTCCCAGGTGGCCCGGTGCCCGTAGGGGGCGAATCGTTCGAGGCATCGGCGCAGGTAGGTGCGCCGTTGGGTGGGGGTGCGCCGTGGGTCGCGCACCTGTCTCGCGAGACTTCGGAATTTGGCCATCGCATGCCACCTCCGTCATCGGTTTCGCAACGCTATGGAATGGACGTAACGAACCGCGATACGGATCCATCCCCGCCCCGAACTCATCGGGCCGATGTGAGCTTCATCAAAAGGTGACGCATGTTCACCTTACTGGCGGGTCATAACCACCAGTAACGTGAATCGCGTTGGCCTTCGACAGGAGCAGCTATGCGTCTGCGTCTCGGCAAGCTCAGGAAGCTCAGAACGGTCAGGCTCATCACCGGAGCCGCCGTCATCGCCCTCGGCGCGACCGTCCTCGCGCCCCTCCCGCAGGTGGCCAACGCGGCCACCGTCACCGACTACTGCCAGTCGCAGTGCTCCGACATCATGCCGCCCGGCGAGAACGGCAACGCGACCCTCGCGCAGATCATCCTCAACCAGGCCTTCGGCTCCCAGCCCGACCACGCCGAGGACCAGCTCGGCCCCTACGGCACCCTGCCCTCCGGCTACTCGGGCCTGACCGCGTCCACCATCAGCAGCTTCTTCAACGACGCCTCCCTCGGGGTCGCTTCGAGCAACGTCGCCTCCACCGAGGCCCCCGCCGGCCGCACCGACGTGTCGATCGTCCGCGACAAGACCCGGGGCATTCCGCACATCACCGGCACCACCCGCTACGGCACCGAGTTCGGCGCCGGTTACGCCGCCGCCGAGGACCGGCTGTGGCTGATGGACGTCTTCCGGCACGTCGGCCGCGGCCAGCTGACCCCCTTCGCCGGCGGCGCCGAGTCCAACCAGGGCCTGGAGCAGGAGTTCTGGCGCAACGCCCCGTACACCGAGGCCGATCTGCAGGCCCAGATCGACTACATCCAGAACAACAACGGCACCCGCGGCACCCAGGCCCTTGCCGACGCCACCGCCTACATCGCCGGTGTCAACGCCTACATCGACGCCTCCGACAGCGGCCGCTACTTCCCCGGCGAGTACGTCCTGACCGGCCACAAGGACTCCATCACCAACGCCGGGACCATCGACCACTTCAAGCTCACCGACCTGGTCGCCCTCGCGGCCGTCATCGGCGCCCTCTTCGGATCCGGCGGCGGCGGTGAGGTCAACAACGCCCTCTCCCTGCTCGCCGCCCAGGCGCAGTACGGAGTCACCCAGGGCACCGCCGTCTGGGAGGCCTTCCGCGAGCGCAACGACCCCGAGGCCACCCTCACCCTCCACAACGGCGAGAGCTTCCCGTACGCCACCAAGCCCGCCACCCCCGTCGGCGAGGCACTGCCCGACACCGGCACCGTCACCGAGGAACCGCTGGTCTACGACCGCACCGGCAGCGCCGCCACGGCCACGGCGAGCACCGCCTCCGCCACGGCCACGTCCTCGGTGCTGTCCTCCGCCAAGCGCGGCATGTCCAACGCCCTCGTGGTCAGCGGCACCAAGACCGCCAGCGGTCACCCCATCGCCGTGTTCGGCCCGCAGACCGGCTATTTCGCGCCACAGCTGCTCATGCTCCAGGAGATCGAGGGCCCCGGCATCAGCGCCCGCGGCGCCTCCTTCGCGGGCCTGAGCATGTACGTCGAACTGGGCCGCGGCCAGGACTACGCCTGGAGCGCCACGACCTCGGGCCAGGACGTCATCGACTCCTACGCCGTCGAGCTCTGCACCGACGACTACCACTACCTCTACCACGGCACCTGCACCGCTATGGACAAGGTCGAGCAGACCAACGCCTGGGTGCCCACCACGGCCGACTCCACCGCCGCCGGCTCGTACCGGATGCAGGTCTACCGCACCAAGTACGGCCCCGTGGAGTACCGGGCCACGGTCGGCGGCAAGAAGGTCGCGTACACCACCCTGCGCAGCTCCTACATGCACGAGGCCGACTCGATCATCGGCTTCCAGATGCTCAACGACCCGGACTACGTGAGCAGCCCGGCCACCTTCCAGTCGGCGGCCTCGCACATCAACTACACCTTCAACTGGTTCTACGCCGACTCCAGCCACACCGCGTACTACAACAGCGGCAACAACCCGGTGCGCGCGAGCGGCGTCG is part of the Streptomyces sp. NBC_01262 genome and harbors:
- a CDS encoding aldehyde dehydrogenase family protein; translated protein: MKPHDGMYIDRAWRPATTPDRIEVVNPADEQPIGTVPAGAREDVDAAVHAARAAFPGWAATAPAERAARIAGLRDALAARRDEIAETVTAELGAPLPFSQAVHADLPITVAGSYADLLGTYAFEEKVGNSTVYLEPVGVVGAITPWNYPLHQIVAKAVPALAAGCTVVLKPAEDTPLVAQLFAEAVHEAGFPPGVFNLVTGLGPVAGQALVEHPGIDMLSFTGSTAVGRLIAATVGAAVKRVALELGGKSANVILPSADLGRAVNVGVANVMSNSGQTCSAWTRMLVHQDQYEEAVALAATAAAKYVPGERVGPLVSAKQRERVRGYIEQGVKEGARIVAGGAEAPLDQGYYVSPTVFADVTPHMTIAQEEIFGPVLSILPYEDEADALRIANGTVYGLAGAVWAGDTDEAVAFARRMDTGQVDINGGRFNPLAPFGGYKQSGVGRELGAHGLAEYLHTKSLQF
- a CDS encoding Zn-dependent alcohol dehydrogenase; this translates as MTRAAVLPAVNAPLVVTDIDLPDPGPGQVRVRLAAAGVCHSDLSLATGTLRQPVPAVLGHEGAGTVVAVGDAVTGVAVGDRVVLNWAPSCGDCHFCGLAEPWLCANAGAAAVAPYARLASDGTELYPGLGTAAFAQETVVPATAVLPLPEGVPLAEAALLGCAVLTGYGAVHHAAAVRPGESVAVFGVGGVGLSVLQSARIAGAGAIVAVDVSPAKEELARAAGATDFVLASGDTAKHIRKLTGGYGADVAIECVGRADTIRTAWSATRRGGRTTVVGIGGKDDQVAFSALEIFYFGRTLSGCVYGNSDPAKDLPVLAEHVRAGRLDLSAMVTDRIGLDGIPGAFDAMRAGRGGRALVVF
- a CDS encoding TetR/AcrR family transcriptional regulator; translated protein: MARPRKPLLSRERIVSEALALIDADGLQAVSTRRLAARLGVSGPSLYNHFRTMDDILDAAADSVVAEVDLSMFSESAEASDWRAALLAWARSYRAALAAHPNIVPFLAQGPGRRPAGLRMADAVFGGMVGAGWPPAHATRIGALMRYFVAGSALGSFARGFVDDPAAYDPADYPHLGQAHLLAAAQPQVDEGAFETGLRALVDGLALQYGALAAG
- a CDS encoding acyl-CoA dehydrogenase family protein, whose product is MDLELSQEQTAVRRLAAEFCDREVAPYAAAWDRAESVDRGIVKKLGALGFLGLTVPEEYGGSAGDHLAYCLVTEELGRGDSAVRGIVSVSLGLVAKSIAAWGSEEQKHEWLPRLCSGDAVGSFALTEPGTGSDAGNLTTRAVRDGGDYVISGTKMFITNGTWADVVLLFARTDPDTPGHKGVSAFLVPADSPGLTRRAVHGKLGLRGQATAELVLDGVRVPDSAMIAPEGKGFSVAMSALAKGRMSVAAGCVGIAQAALDAAVRYAGEREQFGKPIAGHQLVQELIADIAVDVAAARLLTWRVADLIDRGLPFATESSVAKLYASEAAVRSANNALQVFGGYGYVDEYPVGKLVRDARVMTLYEGTSQIQKLLIGRSLTGVSAF
- a CDS encoding TetR/AcrR family transcriptional regulator, giving the protein MNADAEQAGIEAEAGTWTGITPDAARRLVMAAVEAFAERGYHATTTRDIAGRAGMSPAALYIHYKTKEELLYQISGVGHRLSLGLLQDAANGGGSPAERLTGAVRAFVRWHAEHHTTGRVVQYELGALSAEHYTEIVGLRRRSEAAIRSVIQDGVKAGDFDVPDVSGTTLAVLSLCIDVARWFNPGGRRTPDEIGELYADLVLRMVGSR
- a CDS encoding MaoC family dehydratase, which translates into the protein MTQGRTFASLEELRAAVGEELGTSDWLEVDQKRIDLFAEATGDHQWIHVDPEKAATGPFGTTIAHGYLTLSLIPQFTFSLLKVEGVKMGVNYGVNKVRFPSPVPVGSRLRASSRLAEVTEVPGGAQIVTVVTIEREGGEKPVCVAETVARYYV
- the soxR gene encoding redox-sensitive transcriptional activator SoxR, translated to MSAIPIEHRQLTVGMLSERSGAAVSALHFYESKGLISSTRTAGNQRRYGRDALRRVAFIRAAQRVGMPLAIIREALDGLPDGRTPTPEDWAGLSTRWRAELDARITQLTQLRDNLDDCIGCGCLSLQRCALANPGDRLGEQGPGARRFLTSDCSPH
- a CDS encoding amidase, translated to MAQLHDLTAVEQAEAVRKGTVSPTELTEHYLGRIERLNETVGAFVTVMPELARKQAAEAEAQALAARRDGREAELSPLHGVPVPVKDLCFTAGVRTTLGSAVYADHVPDTDDHVVTLLREAGTVMLGKTNTPEFGLPCYTENSVAPPARTPWALDRSAGGSSGGAAAAVASGLSPVAHASDGGGSIRIPASVCGLFGIKPSRGRVPQGPVTHDITGLSSGGPLARTVADAAALLDVLAAAVPGAPYAAPALPPGATFASYAAREPGTLRVVGLPQPPVPGVELHPDCRAAYDGAVELLRGLGHQVDEIELPVDENLRDAFTRVWAVMSTSYPVGPDQEELLIPLTRYLRAEGAKVSGPAFAEALYAFRALGELIAAALHSTYDVILTPTLAQPPALIGGLRNDADPAAEFAALAAFTPYTPIFNATGQPAVSVPLHWTDAGLPVGVMFGGRYGDEATLISLSAQLEAASPWAGRKPSVW
- a CDS encoding penicillin acylase family protein, translating into MRLRLGKLRKLRTVRLITGAAVIALGATVLAPLPQVANAATVTDYCQSQCSDIMPPGENGNATLAQIILNQAFGSQPDHAEDQLGPYGTLPSGYSGLTASTISSFFNDASLGVASSNVASTEAPAGRTDVSIVRDKTRGIPHITGTTRYGTEFGAGYAAAEDRLWLMDVFRHVGRGQLTPFAGGAESNQGLEQEFWRNAPYTEADLQAQIDYIQNNNGTRGTQALADATAYIAGVNAYIDASDSGRYFPGEYVLTGHKDSITNAGTIDHFKLTDLVALAAVIGALFGSGGGGEVNNALSLLAAQAQYGVTQGTAVWEAFRERNDPEATLTLHNGESFPYATKPATPVGEALPDTGTVTEEPLVYDRTGSAATATASTASATATSSVLSSAKRGMSNALVVSGTKTASGHPIAVFGPQTGYFAPQLLMLQEIEGPGISARGASFAGLSMYVELGRGQDYAWSATTSGQDVIDSYAVELCTDDYHYLYHGTCTAMDKVEQTNAWVPTTADSTAAGSYRMQVYRTKYGPVEYRATVGGKKVAYTTLRSSYMHEADSIIGFQMLNDPDYVSSPATFQSAASHINYTFNWFYADSSHTAYYNSGNNPVRASGVDAEFPVWAQSAYEWTNWNPTTNVSDYTAASAHPQSVDQDYYISWNNKVAKDYTTASWGDGSVHRGDLLEDRVKTLVAAGGVTRVKLIQAMADASVTDLRAEDVLPNLLKVIKTSTVTDSTLATAVTQLTDWVTAGGKRKETSSGSKTYANATAIRILDAWWPLLVEAEFEPGLGSDLYTAFTANLSIDEAPSAAHGPTGAHAGSSFQYGWWSYVDKDIRTVLGQSVSGGLGSTYCGSGVLTACRSILLSTLSTAVAKTAATVYPGDDLCSAGDQWCADSIVQRTLGGIKHYNITWQNRPTYQQVVEFTSHR